The following are encoded together in the Lathyrus oleraceus cultivar Zhongwan6 chromosome 3, CAAS_Psat_ZW6_1.0, whole genome shotgun sequence genome:
- the LOC127126649 gene encoding YTH domain-containing protein ECT4 isoform X2, with protein sequence MAAVAPSSDTASLLQNLSLDSQPKTISGDAEPVKKNGPSFAGSKAKGTGKPFNPNPSFAPNGYPSTAYYYGGYDGQGDWSGYSNYANLDGGMAQGVYGDNCSYMYQGYGYTPYGAYASPNSSSPMVQHDGQLYGLQQYQYPCSYYNSPTSADVFAPNKTSVAQREISTATNADRVPSNVMNNGNSVGIVNGDCTNQSGLKSFITSSQHTSLNTRDSYQGSSLPACAPLSGYQSQRLGTHGTQSSIPTDLSLVSDRQTKHGGKVGLSSQVMPVKDFSSQRNRRHTPPLPQFMNLNGSRLPSGMELVPGFMNSMYPSNNMFSQYGNTFRANSRFGSSAYGSRTGSYDYKFRATGNGYVANDSRRNVDGFSELNKGPRAAKISDNKGAKSLGSVTLLLKGQNLPVKSDNKEVSLVVPNKEQYNGEDLSENYSDAKFYVIKSYSEDDVHKSIKYNVWASTPNGNKKLDAAYQEAKEKPGGCPIFLLFSVNTSGQFVGLAEMTGPVDFDKTVEYWQQDRWTGCFNVKWHVIKDIPNGLLRHITLENNEDKPVTNSRDTQEVKFDKGVQVVKIFKEHSSKTSILDDFGFYESREKTTQERKHKEQQLPKQVNNASDITFGSVTLPKSLDTTLMNESATADAAQGKVNSEVLIERNGSTAFEDSSKSS encoded by the exons ATGGCAGCTGTTGCTCCGTCCTCTGACA CTGCAAGTTTGCTGCAGAATTTGTCCCTGGATTCACAGCCCAAGACTATTAGTGGAGATGCTGAGCCTGTGAAGAAG AATGGACCTAGTTTTGCCGGTAGTAAAGCTAAAGGGACGGGCAAGCCATTCAATCCGAATCCGAGTTTTGCTCCAAATGGATACCCTTCTACTGCATATTATTATGGAG GTTATGATGGTCAAGGAGATTGGAGTGGCTATTCTAATTATGCGAACCTTGACGGAGGGATGGCTCAA GGGGTTTATGGGGATAACTGCTCTTATATGTATCAAGGTTATGGATATACACCATATGGAGCATATGCTTCACCCAATTCCTCCTCTCCAATGGTTCAACATGATGGTCAGCTGTATGGGCTGCAACAGTATCAGTATCCTTGTTCTTATTACAACTCTCCAACTTCTGCTGATGTGTTTGCTCCAAATAAAACCAGTGTTGCGCAACGGGAAATATCAACTGCAACTAATGCGGACCGTGTTCCTTCTAATGTTATGAATAATGGAAACTCTGTTGGCATAGTCAATGGTGATTGTACAAACCAAAGTGGGTTAAAGTCGTTTATTACCAGTTCCCAGCACACATCTTTGAATACAAGGGATTCTTATCAAGGTTCTAGTTTGCCAGCTTGTGCCCCATTGTCAGGATATCAGAGTCAAAGATTGGGTACTCATGGTACACAGTCATCAATCCCTACAGATCTGTCATTGGTTTCTGATAGACAGACCAAACATGGAGGAAAGGTTGGATTATCTTCACAAGTTATGCCTGTCAAAGATTTCTCATCTCAAAGAAATCGGAGACACACTCCGCCGCTTCCACAGTTCATG AACTTGAATGGTTCCCGGCTTCCATCTGGAATGGAACTAGTTCCTGGATTCATGAACAGCATGTATCCAAGCAACAATATGTTCAGCCAATATGGAAACACATTCAGAGCTAATTCTCGCTTTGGCTCTTCTGCATATGGATCTAGAACAGGCTCTTACGATTACAAGTTTAGAGCCACAGGTAATGGCTATGTTGCTAATGACTCCAGAAGAAATGTGGATGGTTTCAGTGAGCTAAATAAGGGACCAAGAGCTGCCAAGATTTCTGATAATAAAGGCGCGAAAAGTCTTGGATCTGTCACATTATTACTCAAAGGACAGAACCTTCCAGTGAAGAGTGATAACAAAGAAGTGTCTCTGGTGGTTCCAAATAAAGAGCAATACAATGGAGAAGATCTGTCTGAGAATTATTCCGATGCAAAGTTTTATGTCATCAAATCCTATAGCGAAGATGATGTTCACAAGAGCATAAAATATAATGTTTGGGCAAGCACCCCCAACGGCAACAAAAAGCTGGATGCAGCATATCAAGAAGCCAAGGAGAAGCCTGGTGGCTGTCccatatttttgttattttct GTCAACACTAGTGGTCAATTTGTTGGTTTAGCCGAGATGACTGGCCCAGTTGATTTCGATAAAACTGTAGAGTATTGGCAGCAGGACAGGTGGACTGGTTGCTTTAATGTGAAGTGGCATGTCATTAAGGACATCCCAAATGGTTTGTTAAGGCACATAACACTTGAAAACAACGAAGACAAACCTGTAACTAATAGTAGGGATACTCAGGAG GTTAAGTTTGATAAGGGCGTTCAAGTTGTAAAGATTTTCAAGGAACATTCTAGTAAAACAAGCATATTGGATGATTTTGGGTTTTATGAGTCTCGCGAAAAGACCACTCAGGAGAGAAAGCATAAGGAGCAGCAGTTACCAAAACAGGTCAACAACGCCAGCGATATAACATTTGGCTCAGTTACATTACCCAAATCTCTtgatacaactttgatgaatgaATCAGCTACTGCAGATGCAGCACAAGGAAAGGTGAATTCAGAGGTACTGATAGAAAGAAATGGATCCACAGCATTTGAAGATTCTTCCAAGAGCAGTTAA
- the LOC127126649 gene encoding YTH domain-containing protein ECT4 isoform X1, producing MAAVAPSSDKAASLLQNLSLDSQPKTISGDAEPVKKNGPSFAGSKAKGTGKPFNPNPSFAPNGYPSTAYYYGGYDGQGDWSGYSNYANLDGGMAQGVYGDNCSYMYQGYGYTPYGAYASPNSSSPMVQHDGQLYGLQQYQYPCSYYNSPTSADVFAPNKTSVAQREISTATNADRVPSNVMNNGNSVGIVNGDCTNQSGLKSFITSSQHTSLNTRDSYQGSSLPACAPLSGYQSQRLGTHGTQSSIPTDLSLVSDRQTKHGGKVGLSSQVMPVKDFSSQRNRRHTPPLPQFMNLNGSRLPSGMELVPGFMNSMYPSNNMFSQYGNTFRANSRFGSSAYGSRTGSYDYKFRATGNGYVANDSRRNVDGFSELNKGPRAAKISDNKGAKSLGSVTLLLKGQNLPVKSDNKEVSLVVPNKEQYNGEDLSENYSDAKFYVIKSYSEDDVHKSIKYNVWASTPNGNKKLDAAYQEAKEKPGGCPIFLLFSVNTSGQFVGLAEMTGPVDFDKTVEYWQQDRWTGCFNVKWHVIKDIPNGLLRHITLENNEDKPVTNSRDTQEVKFDKGVQVVKIFKEHSSKTSILDDFGFYESREKTTQERKHKEQQLPKQVNNASDITFGSVTLPKSLDTTLMNESATADAAQGKVNSEVLIERNGSTAFEDSSKSS from the exons ATGGCAGCTGTTGCTCCGTCCTCTGACA AAGCTGCAAGTTTGCTGCAGAATTTGTCCCTGGATTCACAGCCCAAGACTATTAGTGGAGATGCTGAGCCTGTGAAGAAG AATGGACCTAGTTTTGCCGGTAGTAAAGCTAAAGGGACGGGCAAGCCATTCAATCCGAATCCGAGTTTTGCTCCAAATGGATACCCTTCTACTGCATATTATTATGGAG GTTATGATGGTCAAGGAGATTGGAGTGGCTATTCTAATTATGCGAACCTTGACGGAGGGATGGCTCAA GGGGTTTATGGGGATAACTGCTCTTATATGTATCAAGGTTATGGATATACACCATATGGAGCATATGCTTCACCCAATTCCTCCTCTCCAATGGTTCAACATGATGGTCAGCTGTATGGGCTGCAACAGTATCAGTATCCTTGTTCTTATTACAACTCTCCAACTTCTGCTGATGTGTTTGCTCCAAATAAAACCAGTGTTGCGCAACGGGAAATATCAACTGCAACTAATGCGGACCGTGTTCCTTCTAATGTTATGAATAATGGAAACTCTGTTGGCATAGTCAATGGTGATTGTACAAACCAAAGTGGGTTAAAGTCGTTTATTACCAGTTCCCAGCACACATCTTTGAATACAAGGGATTCTTATCAAGGTTCTAGTTTGCCAGCTTGTGCCCCATTGTCAGGATATCAGAGTCAAAGATTGGGTACTCATGGTACACAGTCATCAATCCCTACAGATCTGTCATTGGTTTCTGATAGACAGACCAAACATGGAGGAAAGGTTGGATTATCTTCACAAGTTATGCCTGTCAAAGATTTCTCATCTCAAAGAAATCGGAGACACACTCCGCCGCTTCCACAGTTCATG AACTTGAATGGTTCCCGGCTTCCATCTGGAATGGAACTAGTTCCTGGATTCATGAACAGCATGTATCCAAGCAACAATATGTTCAGCCAATATGGAAACACATTCAGAGCTAATTCTCGCTTTGGCTCTTCTGCATATGGATCTAGAACAGGCTCTTACGATTACAAGTTTAGAGCCACAGGTAATGGCTATGTTGCTAATGACTCCAGAAGAAATGTGGATGGTTTCAGTGAGCTAAATAAGGGACCAAGAGCTGCCAAGATTTCTGATAATAAAGGCGCGAAAAGTCTTGGATCTGTCACATTATTACTCAAAGGACAGAACCTTCCAGTGAAGAGTGATAACAAAGAAGTGTCTCTGGTGGTTCCAAATAAAGAGCAATACAATGGAGAAGATCTGTCTGAGAATTATTCCGATGCAAAGTTTTATGTCATCAAATCCTATAGCGAAGATGATGTTCACAAGAGCATAAAATATAATGTTTGGGCAAGCACCCCCAACGGCAACAAAAAGCTGGATGCAGCATATCAAGAAGCCAAGGAGAAGCCTGGTGGCTGTCccatatttttgttattttct GTCAACACTAGTGGTCAATTTGTTGGTTTAGCCGAGATGACTGGCCCAGTTGATTTCGATAAAACTGTAGAGTATTGGCAGCAGGACAGGTGGACTGGTTGCTTTAATGTGAAGTGGCATGTCATTAAGGACATCCCAAATGGTTTGTTAAGGCACATAACACTTGAAAACAACGAAGACAAACCTGTAACTAATAGTAGGGATACTCAGGAG GTTAAGTTTGATAAGGGCGTTCAAGTTGTAAAGATTTTCAAGGAACATTCTAGTAAAACAAGCATATTGGATGATTTTGGGTTTTATGAGTCTCGCGAAAAGACCACTCAGGAGAGAAAGCATAAGGAGCAGCAGTTACCAAAACAGGTCAACAACGCCAGCGATATAACATTTGGCTCAGTTACATTACCCAAATCTCTtgatacaactttgatgaatgaATCAGCTACTGCAGATGCAGCACAAGGAAAGGTGAATTCAGAGGTACTGATAGAAAGAAATGGATCCACAGCATTTGAAGATTCTTCCAAGAGCAGTTAA
- the LOC127126649 gene encoding YTH domain-containing protein ECT2 isoform X3: MAQGVYGDNCSYMYQGYGYTPYGAYASPNSSSPMVQHDGQLYGLQQYQYPCSYYNSPTSADVFAPNKTSVAQREISTATNADRVPSNVMNNGNSVGIVNGDCTNQSGLKSFITSSQHTSLNTRDSYQGSSLPACAPLSGYQSQRLGTHGTQSSIPTDLSLVSDRQTKHGGKVGLSSQVMPVKDFSSQRNRRHTPPLPQFMNLNGSRLPSGMELVPGFMNSMYPSNNMFSQYGNTFRANSRFGSSAYGSRTGSYDYKFRATGNGYVANDSRRNVDGFSELNKGPRAAKISDNKGAKSLGSVTLLLKGQNLPVKSDNKEVSLVVPNKEQYNGEDLSENYSDAKFYVIKSYSEDDVHKSIKYNVWASTPNGNKKLDAAYQEAKEKPGGCPIFLLFSVNTSGQFVGLAEMTGPVDFDKTVEYWQQDRWTGCFNVKWHVIKDIPNGLLRHITLENNEDKPVTNSRDTQEVKFDKGVQVVKIFKEHSSKTSILDDFGFYESREKTTQERKHKEQQLPKQVNNASDITFGSVTLPKSLDTTLMNESATADAAQGKVNSEVLIERNGSTAFEDSSKSS, from the exons ATGGCTCAA GGGGTTTATGGGGATAACTGCTCTTATATGTATCAAGGTTATGGATATACACCATATGGAGCATATGCTTCACCCAATTCCTCCTCTCCAATGGTTCAACATGATGGTCAGCTGTATGGGCTGCAACAGTATCAGTATCCTTGTTCTTATTACAACTCTCCAACTTCTGCTGATGTGTTTGCTCCAAATAAAACCAGTGTTGCGCAACGGGAAATATCAACTGCAACTAATGCGGACCGTGTTCCTTCTAATGTTATGAATAATGGAAACTCTGTTGGCATAGTCAATGGTGATTGTACAAACCAAAGTGGGTTAAAGTCGTTTATTACCAGTTCCCAGCACACATCTTTGAATACAAGGGATTCTTATCAAGGTTCTAGTTTGCCAGCTTGTGCCCCATTGTCAGGATATCAGAGTCAAAGATTGGGTACTCATGGTACACAGTCATCAATCCCTACAGATCTGTCATTGGTTTCTGATAGACAGACCAAACATGGAGGAAAGGTTGGATTATCTTCACAAGTTATGCCTGTCAAAGATTTCTCATCTCAAAGAAATCGGAGACACACTCCGCCGCTTCCACAGTTCATG AACTTGAATGGTTCCCGGCTTCCATCTGGAATGGAACTAGTTCCTGGATTCATGAACAGCATGTATCCAAGCAACAATATGTTCAGCCAATATGGAAACACATTCAGAGCTAATTCTCGCTTTGGCTCTTCTGCATATGGATCTAGAACAGGCTCTTACGATTACAAGTTTAGAGCCACAGGTAATGGCTATGTTGCTAATGACTCCAGAAGAAATGTGGATGGTTTCAGTGAGCTAAATAAGGGACCAAGAGCTGCCAAGATTTCTGATAATAAAGGCGCGAAAAGTCTTGGATCTGTCACATTATTACTCAAAGGACAGAACCTTCCAGTGAAGAGTGATAACAAAGAAGTGTCTCTGGTGGTTCCAAATAAAGAGCAATACAATGGAGAAGATCTGTCTGAGAATTATTCCGATGCAAAGTTTTATGTCATCAAATCCTATAGCGAAGATGATGTTCACAAGAGCATAAAATATAATGTTTGGGCAAGCACCCCCAACGGCAACAAAAAGCTGGATGCAGCATATCAAGAAGCCAAGGAGAAGCCTGGTGGCTGTCccatatttttgttattttct GTCAACACTAGTGGTCAATTTGTTGGTTTAGCCGAGATGACTGGCCCAGTTGATTTCGATAAAACTGTAGAGTATTGGCAGCAGGACAGGTGGACTGGTTGCTTTAATGTGAAGTGGCATGTCATTAAGGACATCCCAAATGGTTTGTTAAGGCACATAACACTTGAAAACAACGAAGACAAACCTGTAACTAATAGTAGGGATACTCAGGAG GTTAAGTTTGATAAGGGCGTTCAAGTTGTAAAGATTTTCAAGGAACATTCTAGTAAAACAAGCATATTGGATGATTTTGGGTTTTATGAGTCTCGCGAAAAGACCACTCAGGAGAGAAAGCATAAGGAGCAGCAGTTACCAAAACAGGTCAACAACGCCAGCGATATAACATTTGGCTCAGTTACATTACCCAAATCTCTtgatacaactttgatgaatgaATCAGCTACTGCAGATGCAGCACAAGGAAAGGTGAATTCAGAGGTACTGATAGAAAGAAATGGATCCACAGCATTTGAAGATTCTTCCAAGAGCAGTTAA
- the LOC127126650 gene encoding photosynthetic NDH subunit of subcomplex B 2, chloroplastic: MASFLSLSLPKLNLIKASSAATTTTPLSTPEALNEKFGRKGIKFLENNSIPIVELTVRNGSSLSLRLPDAHVTSYKPKVFWKDDGFEEFLYTIPATETGLYKAKGGIGFVLNEVLQPGAKEFLPSTLEWTVNDVDYDAIDALQVELISTNRFFDLTYIVSLYPVSMATAVIVKSKAPKPVTLTNAILNHFRFKRRGGTAINGLQTCSYCTHPPLASPFQILSPSEAIKSEPKRLVSFGAEAEVKPGTWTQQRVPVTLLENKMSRVFAAPPEERSKAFYNTPPSKYEMIDQGREIFYRVIRMGFEDTYVSSPGSMSGKYGKDYFVCTGPASMLVPVTVNPGEEWRGAQVIEHDNLS; encoded by the exons ATGGCTTCTTTTCTTTCCTTATCTCTTCCCAAACTAAACTTAATAAAAGCCTCTTCAGCTGCTACAACTACAACACCTCTTTCAACTCCTGAGGCACTCAATGAGAAATTTGGAAGAAAAGGCATCAAATTCTTGGAGAATAATAGCATTCCCATTGTCGAGCTAACAGTTAGAAATGGAAGCTCTTTGAGCCTAAGATTACCTGATGCTCATGTAACATCTTACAAACCAAAAGTGTTTTGGAAAGATGACGGATTCGAGGAGTTTCTTTACACAATTCCTGCCACTGAAACAGGTCTTTATAAAGCTAAAGGTGGAATTGGTTTTGTCCTGAATGAAGTGTTACAACCTGGTGCAAAAGAGTTTCTTCCTTCTACGCTAGAATGGACTGTAAATGATGTTGATTACGATGCCATTGATGCTCTCCAG GTTGAATTGATAAGCACTAATAGGTTTTTCGACCTGACTTATATTGTGTCACTCTATCCTGTGAGTATGGCAACAGCGGTTATAGTTAAGAGCAAAGCTCCAAAGCCTGTTACTCTAACGAATGCGATACTAAACCATTTTAGGTTTAAGAGAAGAGGTGGCACTGCTATTAACGGTCTTCAAACTTGCTCATACTGCACACATCCTCCTCTTGCTTCCCCTTTTCAAATCTTGAGTCCATCAGAAGCAATTAAATCTGAGCCTAAAAGGCTGGTTTCCTTTGGCGCTGAGGCTGAAGTGAAGCCGGGTACATGGACTCAACAGCGTGTTCCTGTTACTCTCCTTGAGAATAAGATGAGTAGAGTTTTTGCTGCGCCTCCGGAAGAAAGATCGAAGGCGTTTTATAACACACCGCCTTCGAAATATGAAATGATTGACCAG GGACGTGAGATTTTCTATAGGGTGATAAGAATGGGATTTGAGGATACTTATGTTTCAAGTCCTGGTTCGATGTCAGGGAAATATGGAAAGGACTATTTTGTGTGCACTGGTCCTGCTTCAATGTTAGTGCCTGTGACAGTGAATCctggtgaagaatggagaggaGCACAAGTTATTGAGCATGATAATCTCTCATAA